The genome window GTGGTGGACCCCTGGGAGTTTCCGGGCGGCAACCTGGGGGACCTGGCGGTGTGCGGCACCGTCAACGACCTCGCCATGGTGGGGGCCGAGCCCCGGTACCTCACGGCGGGGTTCATCCTGCCGGAGGGGTTTCCCCTGGAAGGCCTGGTCCGCATCGCGGAGGCCATGGCGCTCCGGGCGGCAGAGGCCGGGATCCAGGTGGTGGCCGGAGATACCAAGGTGGTCGAGGCGGGTTCGGGCCCCTTCGTGAACACCGCGGGGCTGGGGGTGGTGCCGGAGGGGCGAGAGCTCTCCGGCAGCCGGGCGCAGCCGGGGGACGCGGTGCTCCTCACCGGGGACGTGGGCCGGCATGGGATTGCCGTCCTCTCCCGCCGCGAGGGCATCGGCTTTGCCACGGAGGTGTTGAGCGATGTGGCACCCCTGGGGGGCTTGGTGGGCCGCCTCCTGGCCGGGGTTCCCTCGGTGCGGGTGCTCCGCGATCCCACCCGGGGAGGCGTCGCCGAGGCCCTCAACGAGATCGCGGGGCAGTCGGGGGCGGAGATCGAGGTCGACGAGGCGGCCGTCCCCGTGGAGCCGGGGGTCCGAAGCGCCTGCGAGCTCCTGGGGTTCGATCCCCT of Thermodesulfobacteriota bacterium contains these proteins:
- the hypE gene encoding hydrogenase expression/formation protein HypE, whose translation is MKGGVVVRAHGGGGIQTRELVREVFVSRLGNPALRRLDDAAVVEWPGGRAALTTDSFVVDPWEFPGGNLGDLAVCGTVNDLAMVGAEPRYLTAGFILPEGFPLEGLVRIAEAMALRAAEAGIQVVAGDTKVVEAGSGPFVNTAGLGVVPEGRELSGSRAQPGDAVLLTGDVGRHGIAVLSRREGIGFATEVLSDVAPLGGLVGRLLAGVPSVRVLRDPTRGGVAEALNEIAGQSGAEIEVDEAAVPVEPGVRSACELLGFDPLHLANEGCALVVLPEVDAPAALELLRQHPLGRRAARIGSVVGTRPRVVARTLLGGRRLLEPPPGELLPRIC